From Enterococcus mundtii, the proteins below share one genomic window:
- a CDS encoding GntR family transcriptional regulator, whose product MENSRKGKPLYYQLVDVLKKRIEAEMIPHDKLLSERELCLYYGVSRTTVRLALQELETLGYIYKKHGKGTFVSDLSHQAASLAGAYSFTEEMLALGRTPKTIILAFEKQAATKQLAERLNLNLGEAIFKIKRLRLADDVPLMVERSYLPAKLFLGLDLPILESKPLYDVFLKDFDQHVQVAEEEFYASIVYANDAELLHICDGAPILHLKRTTFNSKNEIIEYTDSVARADQFHYKIRHVRSNLGGK is encoded by the coding sequence ATGGAAAATTCTCGTAAAGGGAAACCGTTATATTATCAACTAGTTGATGTACTAAAGAAACGAATTGAAGCAGAAATGATCCCGCATGATAAATTGCTGTCTGAGAGGGAGTTATGTCTGTACTATGGTGTGAGTCGGACGACGGTTCGATTAGCATTGCAGGAATTAGAAACACTTGGCTATATTTATAAAAAACATGGAAAAGGCACGTTTGTCAGTGACTTATCGCATCAAGCAGCGAGTTTAGCAGGTGCTTACAGCTTCACAGAAGAAATGTTGGCATTGGGGCGTACACCGAAAACGATTATTTTAGCTTTTGAAAAACAAGCAGCGACAAAGCAGTTGGCTGAACGATTGAATCTCAATCTAGGAGAAGCAATCTTCAAAATCAAGCGGCTACGTTTAGCGGATGATGTCCCTTTGATGGTTGAACGGTCTTATTTACCAGCAAAACTGTTTCTTGGCCTTGATTTGCCGATTTTGGAAAGCAAGCCTTTGTATGATGTTTTTCTAAAAGATTTTGATCAACATGTCCAAGTGGCAGAAGAAGAATTCTATGCCAGTATTGTTTACGCAAATGATGCCGAATTACTGCATATATGCGATGGGGCACCAATTTTACATTTGAAACGGACGACCTTCAATAGCAAAAACGAGATCATCGAATACACAGATAGTGTCGCCAGAGCAGACCAATTCCATTATAAGATCCGTCATGTTCGGAGTAATCTAGGAGGAAAATAA
- the pfkB gene encoding 1-phosphofructokinase: MANVYTCTMNLAIDLFIEVAQLKPNVVNRSIDDDIQANGKGVNVSLILKKLGIPNTALGFSGGFTGAYIEECLTKEGIDAHFVSIPGMTRINVFTQVNEESSEYKLVNRGPEIDQLAMEELLETISHLSAGDYLCVSGSLPRGVPEEILVMISKICHENQVRLILDTSAKIVKRCLKYQPFLLKPNEQELAEWFDEEIAETEYVNYCKKLLAAGAQNVLLSLGGAGGIYVNENYCLTGNAPQGKVVNTACAGDTLLATFLAGLIKEENSADCFKDSLAAGSSTAFQKGLTDFTDVAELKKQITIHKEEFR; this comes from the coding sequence GTGGCTAACGTATATACATGTACGATGAATCTGGCGATTGATCTGTTTATTGAAGTGGCACAACTCAAACCGAATGTCGTGAACCGCTCAATCGATGATGATATCCAAGCAAATGGGAAAGGTGTCAATGTTTCATTGATTTTAAAAAAACTCGGGATACCAAATACTGCATTGGGCTTTAGCGGAGGATTTACTGGGGCTTATATTGAGGAATGCTTGACGAAGGAAGGAATCGACGCTCATTTTGTTTCTATACCCGGAATGACTCGCATCAACGTATTTACACAAGTGAATGAGGAATCAAGTGAATATAAATTGGTCAATCGTGGACCAGAAATCGACCAGTTAGCGATGGAAGAATTGCTTGAGACAATCAGTCATTTGTCAGCTGGAGATTATCTTTGTGTTTCTGGGAGTCTGCCAAGAGGTGTACCAGAAGAAATCTTAGTAATGATCAGTAAAATCTGTCATGAGAATCAAGTGCGCTTGATCTTAGATACGAGTGCTAAAATCGTTAAACGATGTCTAAAGTATCAACCATTTTTACTAAAACCGAATGAGCAGGAATTGGCAGAATGGTTTGATGAAGAAATAGCAGAAACGGAATATGTAAACTATTGCAAGAAACTATTAGCCGCAGGTGCACAAAATGTATTGCTGTCATTAGGTGGAGCGGGTGGGATCTATGTGAACGAAAACTATTGTTTGACAGGAAACGCCCCGCAAGGAAAAGTCGTTAATACCGCTTGCGCCGGGGATACACTCCTAGCCACTTTTCTGGCAGGATTGATCAAAGAAGAAAATAGTGCGGATTGTTTCAAGGACAGTTTAGCTGCGGGTAGCTCGACTGCGTTTCAAAAAGGATTGACTGATTTTACCGATGTCGCAGAGTTGAAAAAACAAATCACCATTCATAAGGAGGAATTCAGATAA
- a CDS encoding PTS sugar transporter subunit IIA has translation MSKQLVLVSHGQLCEGLKASTEMIMGPQAHIHTVPLLPEEGTEDFKEKFLAVVSSLEDYVVFCDLMGGTPANSIVQLIMEGEAIELYAGMNMPMVIEFINSQMVGSAPEYVRSGAENILNVNQVIVALAEDDE, from the coding sequence ATGAGCAAACAGTTAGTTCTTGTCAGTCACGGACAACTTTGTGAAGGACTAAAGGCAAGTACCGAAATGATCATGGGGCCGCAAGCTCATATTCATACAGTGCCTTTATTGCCGGAAGAAGGAACAGAGGATTTCAAAGAAAAATTTCTTGCGGTGGTTTCTTCGTTGGAAGACTATGTTGTCTTTTGTGATTTGATGGGCGGGACGCCAGCCAATAGTATTGTCCAATTGATCATGGAAGGCGAAGCGATCGAATTATATGCGGGCATGAATATGCCAATGGTCATCGAGTTTATCAATAGTCAAATGGTTGGATCGGCGCCGGAATATGTTCGCTCTGGTGCAGAGAATATTTTGAATGTGAACCAAGTGATTGTTGCATTGGCTGAAGATGACGAATAA
- a CDS encoding PTS fructose transporter subunit IIC: protein MAKYRLIAATGCPTGIAHTYMAQEALEQAAKKKGITIKVETHGQVGVENRLTDQEIIEAEAVIIAADKDVQPERFAGKRIIDVSVSKGIKEADQLIAAALNGEGVISEKIEMAEGDKEKQHAQQSVGHSIYKNLMNGVSHMLPFVVSGGVLIAISFLWGIYSADPANAQYNEFAASLNRIGGFAMSMMVPVLSAFIAEGIAKRPGLVVGFVGGLIASDGGTGFLGGIISGFLAGYVVLGLIKALQPLPKTLDGLKAIFLYPVLGVLITGLIMTVISGPMASINEGMMDFLAGFENSSPLVLGVIVGCMCAFDMGGPINKAAYVTGTALLAQGNTSFMAGVSAACIAPPLITGFAVLLFGKYFEPNEKNAGLVNIILGSTHITEGAIPFAAKDPLRVLPIMMLGSSIAAVLTYFFRVQVPAPHGGFLVLPVVTHGLLWILAILAGSIVGGVLLGLVQKRKSLSV from the coding sequence ATGGCTAAGTATCGATTAATTGCTGCAACTGGTTGTCCCACAGGTATCGCCCACACGTATATGGCACAAGAAGCACTGGAACAGGCAGCAAAGAAAAAAGGCATTACGATCAAGGTGGAGACCCATGGACAAGTAGGGGTAGAAAATCGTTTGACAGATCAAGAAATCATTGAAGCGGAAGCAGTGATTATTGCGGCGGATAAAGATGTTCAGCCTGAAAGATTTGCCGGGAAACGGATCATTGATGTTTCTGTTTCGAAAGGGATCAAAGAAGCCGATCAATTGATTGCTGCGGCTTTAAACGGTGAAGGAGTGATTTCTGAAAAAATCGAAATGGCAGAAGGAGATAAGGAAAAACAACATGCACAACAGAGTGTTGGTCACAGCATCTATAAGAACTTGATGAATGGTGTTTCCCACATGTTGCCTTTTGTTGTCAGTGGGGGAGTCTTGATCGCCATTTCTTTTTTATGGGGGATTTATTCTGCCGATCCTGCCAATGCGCAATACAATGAATTTGCTGCGAGTTTGAATCGAATCGGTGGTTTTGCAATGAGTATGATGGTGCCGGTCCTTTCCGCGTTTATTGCTGAAGGAATTGCAAAACGTCCTGGATTGGTTGTGGGGTTTGTCGGCGGATTGATTGCCTCAGATGGTGGTACAGGTTTTTTAGGTGGAATTATCTCAGGTTTCTTGGCAGGATATGTGGTGTTGGGATTAATAAAAGCGTTACAACCTTTGCCTAAAACACTAGATGGTTTAAAGGCAATTTTCTTATATCCCGTACTAGGGGTGTTGATTACTGGATTGATCATGACAGTCATTTCAGGACCGATGGCTAGTATCAATGAAGGAATGATGGATTTTCTAGCAGGGTTTGAAAACTCAAGTCCTTTAGTATTAGGGGTGATCGTCGGTTGTATGTGCGCATTCGATATGGGGGGGCCGATCAATAAAGCAGCCTACGTTACTGGAACTGCCCTGTTAGCACAAGGAAATACTAGCTTTATGGCGGGAGTTTCTGCAGCCTGTATTGCTCCGCCGTTGATTACTGGCTTTGCGGTCTTGCTTTTTGGGAAATACTTCGAGCCAAACGAAAAGAATGCTGGTCTAGTGAATATCATTCTAGGCTCAACACATATTACGGAAGGTGCGATTCCTTTTGCAGCAAAAGATCCGCTTCGTGTCTTGCCAATCATGATGCTTGGTTCGTCGATCGCCGCTGTATTGACCTATTTCTTTCGCGTGCAAGTACCAGCACCCCATGGCGGATTTCTCGTTTTACCAGTAGTGACGCATGGCTTACTTTGGATTCTTGCGATTCTTGCTGGTTCTATTGTAGGGGGAGTATTACTAGGCTTGGTTCAAAAAAGAAAGTCACTGAGTGTGTGA
- a CDS encoding PTS system mannose/fructose/N-acetylgalactosamine-transporter subunit IIB, whose amino-acid sequence MAIIGVRIDGRLIHGQVANLWVTKLSITRILVVDDEVAMNTVEKSGLKLATPAGVKLSVLPIEKAAENILAGKYDSQRLLIVAKKPDRLLKLVERGVPIKEVNVGNMSQTNETRSITKSINVVEKDIEDFKQLNARGVHLTAQMVPSDKSEDFMSLLNK is encoded by the coding sequence ATGGCAATTATTGGTGTAAGAATCGATGGACGTTTGATCCATGGGCAAGTCGCGAATCTTTGGGTAACGAAGTTGTCGATTACTCGGATATTAGTTGTAGATGATGAGGTCGCAATGAATACAGTAGAAAAAAGTGGCTTGAAATTAGCCACACCAGCAGGAGTAAAGTTAAGTGTCTTACCGATTGAAAAAGCCGCAGAGAATATTCTCGCTGGGAAATATGACTCCCAACGCTTACTGATCGTCGCAAAAAAACCTGATCGATTATTGAAACTTGTTGAACGAGGCGTGCCGATCAAGGAAGTCAATGTAGGGAATATGTCTCAGACAAATGAAACCAGATCAATCACCAAATCGATTAATGTGGTGGAAAAGGATATTGAGGATTTCAAACAGTTAAATGCGCGTGGGGTCCATTTGACCGCACAAATGGTACCAAGTGATAAGTCAGAAGATTTTATGAGTCTTTTGAATAAATAA
- a CDS encoding MurR/RpiR family transcriptional regulator: protein METKLSEAEHFLWEYMMNHIQEIPNLSIIKLSERANVSTTTIVRTMKKKGYEGYTSFKHHLKEKKNTTINFATVDKVDEEIKTSILKNEQEVVRTINLLDTGVIEDAIQKIWSSQRIIIFARGFSEMIGEEIQTKFQLLDKYCVLHTDPNIIKTVSRKLHKKDVVLFISLNGETEELVAAAENCYREEISSILITASRESRLNRLAELSLIGFKSEISFFPEYEVRSRLPLSVIARILLDSYAIRVKKGD, encoded by the coding sequence ATGGAAACTAAATTAAGCGAGGCAGAACATTTTTTATGGGAGTATATGATGAATCACATCCAAGAAATCCCAAATCTATCAATTATCAAACTAAGCGAACGAGCCAACGTATCCACCACGACCATCGTTCGTACCATGAAGAAAAAAGGGTACGAAGGCTATACTTCTTTTAAGCATCATTTAAAGGAAAAGAAGAATACCACCATCAATTTTGCTACGGTCGATAAAGTAGATGAAGAAATAAAAACCTCCATTCTAAAAAACGAACAGGAAGTCGTGCGTACCATCAATCTATTGGATACAGGGGTAATCGAAGATGCGATTCAAAAAATCTGGAGTTCACAAAGAATCATTATCTTTGCCAGAGGATTTTCAGAAATGATTGGAGAAGAAATACAAACAAAATTCCAACTACTCGATAAGTATTGTGTCCTTCATACCGATCCAAATATCATCAAAACCGTTAGTCGCAAATTGCACAAAAAAGATGTCGTTCTTTTTATTTCCTTAAACGGTGAAACAGAAGAACTCGTAGCAGCAGCGGAGAATTGCTACCGCGAGGAAATCAGTTCGATCCTGATCACCGCATCACGGGAAAGTCGCTTGAACCGATTAGCAGAATTATCTTTGATCGGCTTCAAATCCGAAATCTCTTTTTTCCCTGAATATGAAGTCCGCTCTCGCCTGCCACTTTCTGTGATTGCGCGGATCTTGCTGGATTCGTATGCGATACGGGTGAAGAAGGGGGATTGA
- a CDS encoding PTS mannose/fructose/sorbose/N-acetylgalactosamine transporter subunit IIC, whose translation MSIQWWQILLLSLYAGYQILDELQIYSSMSAPVFAGLFTGLVMGDLQAGLIIGGSMQLTVLGVGTFGGASRIDANSGTILATAFSISLGMNPEQAIAAIAVPVASLMIQLDILARFANTYFAHRIDQHVETMNYKAIERNYLLGALPWSLSRLIPVFLALAFGGVLVENVVAVLNGDLKWLGDGLSVAGAVLPAVGFAILLRYLPVKKHFPYLILGFTITALLATLFSNVQLLGTSVASVVKDLPATFNSLPMLAVAMIGFSLAAISYKNNQRTENQQVASPHTTSEEGEIEDDEI comes from the coding sequence ATGTCCATTCAATGGTGGCAAATCTTATTATTATCTTTATATGCAGGTTATCAGATTTTAGATGAACTACAAATTTATTCCTCAATGAGTGCCCCCGTTTTTGCCGGTTTGTTCACCGGATTAGTCATGGGGGATTTACAAGCTGGATTGATCATCGGTGGTAGTATGCAATTGACCGTTCTAGGTGTTGGGACATTTGGCGGTGCTTCAAGGATCGATGCAAACTCCGGAACGATACTAGCGACTGCTTTTTCCATCTCATTAGGGATGAATCCAGAACAGGCAATTGCAGCTATTGCAGTTCCTGTCGCTAGTTTAATGATCCAATTGGATATTTTAGCTCGATTTGCGAATACGTACTTCGCTCATCGTATCGACCAACATGTCGAAACAATGAATTATAAAGCAATTGAACGCAATTATTTATTAGGTGCTCTTCCTTGGTCCTTGTCACGTTTGATCCCCGTCTTTTTAGCCTTAGCATTTGGTGGCGTACTAGTCGAAAACGTCGTCGCTGTGCTAAATGGCGATTTGAAATGGTTAGGAGATGGCTTATCTGTCGCAGGAGCCGTTTTACCAGCAGTCGGTTTTGCTATTTTACTACGTTATTTACCAGTCAAGAAACATTTTCCTTATCTGATTTTAGGTTTTACGATCACTGCTTTATTAGCAACGTTGTTCTCAAATGTCCAGTTGCTTGGCACGAGTGTCGCAAGTGTCGTCAAAGATTTGCCAGCAACCTTCAATTCATTACCGATGTTGGCAGTAGCAATGATCGGTTTCTCTTTAGCAGCGATCAGCTATAAAAACAATCAACGAACAGAAAACCAGCAAGTAGCAAGTCCCCATACAACCTCTGAGGAAGGAGAAATCGAAGATGACGAAATCTAA
- the lacD gene encoding tagatose-bisphosphate aldolase — MTPNKKKAMEQLATKDGIISALAIDQRGALKKMLSALGETPTDEQLIEFKALVSSELTPYASAILLDPEYGLPAAKVRDQSAGLLLAYEKTGYDVSTPGRLPDLLGDWSSLRLKEEQADAVKFLLYYDVDEDPKINHLKHVFIERLGSECAGEDRPFYLELLSYDAKINDSALREYAKVKPHKVIEMMREFSNPRYQVDVLKVEVPVNMNFVEGFGDKEIVYSQKEAADFFKAQSEATHLPFIFLSAGVCSELFQQTLVFAHESGSTFNGVLCGRATWKDGVKAYVDAGKEGAVKWLRTQGRQNIENLNQVINQTATPWYQKTGE, encoded by the coding sequence ATGACACCAAATAAGAAAAAAGCGATGGAACAATTAGCAACAAAAGACGGCATCATCAGTGCATTAGCAATCGATCAGCGGGGAGCATTGAAGAAAATGCTGTCGGCTTTAGGAGAAACACCCACAGATGAACAATTGATTGAGTTCAAAGCGTTGGTTTCTAGTGAGTTGACGCCCTATGCTTCAGCTATTTTATTAGATCCTGAATATGGTTTGCCCGCTGCCAAAGTACGTGATCAATCCGCTGGTTTGCTCTTGGCGTATGAAAAAACGGGATATGATGTATCGACTCCTGGACGGTTACCGGATCTATTAGGAGACTGGTCTTCCTTGAGATTAAAAGAAGAACAAGCAGATGCAGTGAAATTTTTACTTTATTATGACGTTGATGAAGATCCAAAAATCAATCATTTGAAACACGTCTTTATTGAACGTCTAGGAAGTGAATGCGCAGGAGAGGATCGACCGTTTTATTTAGAACTGCTATCTTATGATGCGAAAATAAATGATAGCGCTTTACGTGAGTATGCAAAGGTCAAACCGCATAAAGTGATTGAAATGATGAGAGAATTTTCCAATCCTCGTTACCAAGTAGATGTTTTGAAAGTCGAAGTACCAGTCAATATGAACTTTGTCGAAGGTTTTGGTGACAAGGAAATCGTCTATAGTCAAAAAGAAGCAGCTGACTTTTTCAAGGCGCAAAGCGAGGCGACTCACTTGCCATTCATTTTCTTGAGTGCGGGTGTATGTTCTGAATTATTCCAACAAACGCTAGTCTTTGCTCATGAGTCAGGTTCCACCTTCAATGGTGTCTTGTGCGGAAGAGCGACTTGGAAAGATGGCGTCAAAGCTTATGTAGATGCTGGGAAAGAAGGAGCCGTCAAATGGTTACGGACACAAGGTAGACAGAATATTGAGAACTTGAATCAAGTAATCAATCAGACAGCGACACCTTGGTATCAAAAAACAGGTGAATAA
- the lacD gene encoding tagatose-bisphosphate aldolase: MRKVSEGKYQALVNMSNPDGIIGALAIDQRGALKKMMARHQEEVKVDDLIHFKELVSEELTPFASSILLDPEYGLPAAEKRAKTAGLLLAYEKTGYDTTIPGRLPDTLAFWSAKRLKEAGADGCKFLLYYDVDESEEVNERKQAYVERIGSECLAEDLPFFLELLSYDATIPDTTSKEYAKIKPKKVIEMMKIFSEPRFNVDVLKVEVPVNMTYVEGFGKEIIYSKQEASALFIEQSQATDLPFIFLSAGVSAEGFQETLHFAKNAGSSFNGVLCGRATWADGVAPFVDQGRQAAIKWLAEQGRNNIEELNVVLRKTASSWQNKISR, translated from the coding sequence ATGAGGAAAGTATCAGAGGGGAAATACCAAGCATTGGTAAACATGAGTAATCCAGACGGGATCATCGGGGCTTTAGCGATTGACCAAAGAGGCGCATTGAAAAAAATGATGGCGAGACATCAAGAGGAGGTCAAAGTGGATGATTTGATCCATTTCAAAGAACTCGTGTCCGAAGAATTGACACCTTTTGCTTCTTCGATTCTTTTAGATCCAGAATATGGGTTGCCCGCTGCTGAAAAACGCGCTAAGACAGCTGGACTATTGTTGGCTTATGAGAAAACAGGATATGATACAACGATACCTGGACGTTTGCCAGATACCTTAGCTTTTTGGTCAGCCAAAAGACTAAAGGAAGCTGGAGCAGATGGCTGCAAATTCTTGCTTTACTATGATGTAGACGAAAGCGAAGAAGTCAATGAACGGAAACAGGCATATGTAGAAAGAATCGGTTCAGAATGTCTGGCGGAAGATCTTCCTTTCTTTTTAGAATTGCTATCTTATGATGCAACGATCCCAGATACGACCTCCAAAGAATATGCCAAGATCAAACCGAAAAAAGTCATTGAAATGATGAAGATTTTCTCAGAGCCGAGGTTCAACGTAGATGTCTTGAAGGTAGAAGTACCTGTCAATATGACTTATGTTGAAGGTTTTGGAAAAGAAATCATTTATTCCAAGCAAGAAGCATCCGCTTTGTTTATCGAGCAAAGCCAAGCCACTGACTTACCGTTTATTTTTCTGAGTGCAGGTGTCAGTGCCGAAGGATTCCAAGAAACGTTGCATTTTGCCAAAAACGCTGGCTCTTCGTTCAATGGCGTTTTATGTGGGCGAGCTACATGGGCAGATGGTGTGGCACCTTTTGTGGATCAAGGGAGACAGGCAGCAATAAAATGGCTAGCTGAACAAGGGAGAAACAACATTGAGGAATTAAATGTAGTATTGAGGAAGACAGCTTCTTCTTGGCAAAATAAGATTAGTCGCTAG
- a CDS encoding fructose PTS transporter subunit IIA: MENLFVYTNVAANTREAVFAFLSTKIVEVGKATNEQAVEIGLKQREAEGTTGMMDGFAIPHAKSESIEEPTIIILKLTNAVAWDSLDGQPIKYVIALFIPAAEAGTSHLALLSQMARMLMDEGFKQAFITASTQEEIVGLIDSKLEGMLKK; the protein is encoded by the coding sequence ATGGAAAATTTATTTGTTTATACCAATGTGGCGGCGAATACTCGTGAAGCGGTGTTTGCGTTTCTTTCAACAAAAATCGTTGAGGTAGGTAAAGCGACCAATGAACAGGCGGTCGAAATCGGCTTGAAACAACGCGAAGCAGAAGGTACGACTGGTATGATGGATGGCTTTGCGATCCCTCATGCGAAAAGTGAAAGTATAGAAGAACCAACGATCATTATTTTGAAATTAACGAATGCAGTCGCCTGGGATAGTTTAGACGGTCAACCGATCAAGTATGTGATTGCGTTGTTTATTCCAGCTGCAGAAGCAGGAACCAGTCATTTGGCGCTTCTTTCACAAATGGCACGAATGTTGATGGATGAAGGCTTTAAACAAGCATTTATCACTGCTTCCACTCAAGAAGAAATTGTTGGCTTGATTGATTCTAAGTTAGAAGGGATGTTGAAAAAATGA
- a CDS encoding SIS domain-containing protein, with protein sequence MFELSKDELEKIGARITTEEIKQQPDLWEEVVEILEEKKNELALFFDALEKQANKQQIQVIFTGAGSSQYVGDTLVPYLNEHGDTKRFAFHSFGTTDIVASPREYLFPDQPTLLISFARSGNSPESLAAVKIADQVVDTLFHLVITCAEEGKLAQVSRKQSQHFLLLMPKKANDAGFAMTGSFTCMLLSALWLFDQTNQETKQKYVTSLSHIGKDVLKREQELIQVLAVPFNRVAYLGSGSLAGATREAQLKILELTAGKIATIFDSSMGFRHGPKSFINEQTLVIGFVTNQAYTRNYDLDILEEINGNAIAAKVLAIAQSTQRDFSGANFFLEPAALELPDAYLSVVMILTAQIIALQMSIKVGNTPDTPSPTGTVNRVVKGVTIHEYQNE encoded by the coding sequence ATGTTTGAACTGTCGAAGGATGAATTAGAAAAAATAGGTGCAAGGATCACTACAGAAGAAATCAAACAACAACCAGATCTGTGGGAAGAGGTTGTGGAAATCTTAGAAGAGAAGAAAAATGAATTAGCCCTTTTCTTTGATGCACTTGAAAAACAGGCAAACAAGCAACAAATCCAAGTCATCTTTACCGGTGCAGGCTCTTCTCAATATGTAGGCGATACGCTTGTTCCTTACTTGAATGAGCATGGAGACACCAAACGGTTTGCTTTTCATAGTTTTGGTACGACCGATATTGTTGCTTCTCCAAGAGAGTATTTGTTTCCTGATCAACCCACGTTATTGATTTCGTTTGCTAGAAGTGGCAATAGTCCGGAAAGTCTGGCAGCAGTCAAAATTGCCGATCAAGTTGTGGATACGTTGTTCCATTTAGTGATTACGTGTGCAGAAGAAGGAAAATTAGCACAAGTCTCACGTAAACAATCGCAACATTTCTTGTTGTTGATGCCAAAAAAAGCAAATGACGCTGGCTTTGCCATGACAGGTAGCTTTACATGTATGCTATTGAGTGCCCTTTGGCTGTTTGATCAAACGAACCAAGAAACAAAACAAAAGTATGTCACATCCTTGAGCCATATCGGCAAAGATGTTCTGAAAAGAGAGCAAGAACTGATCCAAGTGTTAGCAGTACCATTCAATCGGGTTGCATATCTTGGCTCAGGTAGCTTGGCTGGTGCCACAAGGGAAGCACAGCTGAAAATCTTAGAGTTGACGGCTGGGAAAATCGCGACGATCTTTGATTCTTCGATGGGTTTCCGTCATGGACCAAAATCCTTTATCAATGAGCAAACTTTAGTGATCGGGTTTGTGACGAACCAAGCGTACACACGCAACTATGATTTAGATATTTTGGAAGAAATCAATGGCAATGCTATTGCTGCAAAGGTGTTAGCCATTGCTCAATCGACGCAAAGAGACTTTTCTGGAGCAAACTTTTTCCTAGAACCAGCCGCGCTAGAATTACCCGATGCCTATCTATCCGTAGTGATGATTTTGACCGCACAAATCATTGCTCTTCAGATGTCGATCAAAGTTGGTAATACGCCTGACACACCTTCACCGACAGGAACGGTGAATCGAGTAGTCAAAGGTGTGACGATCCATGAGTACCAAAATGAATAA
- a CDS encoding PTS system mannose/fructose/sorbose family transporter subunit IID: MTKSNYKLTKEDFTQINRRSLLTFQLGWNYERMQGSGYLYTILPQLRKIYGDDTPELKEIMKTHTQFFNTSNFFNTIITGIDLAIEEKEGIAAKETVSGMKAGLMGPFAAIGDSIFAALIPTIFGALAANMAINGNPAGIFIWIVAQIAVMVFRWKQLQFAYKEGISLVTTMQSRLTALTDAATLLGVFMVGALVATMVNVKVSWAPSIGDVTMNMQNNIDMILPKLLPAAIVGGVYWLLGKKNMTSTRAIFIVLIICVVLSALGVISK; the protein is encoded by the coding sequence ATGACGAAATCTAATTACAAGTTAACGAAAGAAGACTTTACACAAATCAACCGCCGAAGCTTGTTGACCTTCCAATTAGGCTGGAATTATGAGCGGATGCAAGGTTCAGGCTATCTCTATACGATCCTGCCACAATTGCGAAAAATCTACGGAGATGATACGCCGGAATTAAAAGAAATAATGAAGACTCATACACAATTTTTTAATACCTCTAACTTTTTCAACACGATCATTACCGGGATCGATTTAGCAATTGAAGAAAAAGAGGGCATTGCTGCAAAAGAAACTGTCTCTGGGATGAAAGCTGGATTGATGGGACCTTTCGCCGCAATTGGCGATTCCATTTTCGCCGCATTGATCCCGACCATTTTTGGGGCATTAGCCGCAAATATGGCGATCAATGGGAACCCCGCGGGTATTTTTATCTGGATAGTAGCACAAATCGCAGTCATGGTCTTTCGTTGGAAACAATTGCAATTTGCTTACAAAGAAGGGATTTCTTTAGTGACCACGATGCAATCACGATTAACAGCGCTCACAGATGCCGCAACCTTGTTAGGGGTGTTTATGGTAGGTGCATTAGTTGCTACAATGGTGAATGTGAAAGTTTCCTGGGCGCCGAGCATTGGTGATGTGACGATGAACATGCAAAATAATATTGATATGATCCTTCCTAAACTATTACCAGCAGCGATCGTTGGCGGTGTCTATTGGTTATTAGGCAAAAAGAATATGACATCAACAAGAGCAATTTTTATCGTCTTGATTATCTGTGTCGTTTTATCCGCTTTAGGTGTGATCTCAAAATAG